A stretch of Flavobacterium sp. N1994 DNA encodes these proteins:
- a CDS encoding fumarate reductase/succinate dehydrogenase flavoprotein subunit, translating into MKLDSKIPEGPISDKWTDYKDHLKLVAPNNRPKIDIIVVGTGLAGASAAASLGEMGYNVKAFCFQDSPRRAHSIAAQGGINAAKNYQNDGDSTYRLFYDTIKGGDYRAREANVHRLAEVSANIIDQCVAQGVPFARDYGGMLDNRSFGGTQVQRTFYAAGQTGQQLLLGAYSALSRQIGLGRVQMFHRHEMLDLVKVDGKARGIIARNLVTGELERHSAHAVVIASGGYGNVYFLSTNAMGSNVTAGWKVHKRGALFANPCFVQIHPTCIPVHGTNQAKLTLMSESLRNSGRIWVPKKKEDAEAIREGKLKPTQLSEDQRDYFLERRYPAFGNLVPRDVASRAAKEMCDQGHGIEANDTNEGVYLDFSTEIQSKGKQAAYAQGNHNPTPEETTRLGKAWLEEKYGNLFAMYEKITDENPYETPMKIYPAVHYTMGGVWVDYNLQSTIPGCFVAGEANFSDHGANRLGASALMQGLADGYFVLPYTVSNYLADEIRTGKISTDSPEFAEAENSVKETINKFLNNNGSKSVDHFHKRLGLIMWNKVGMARNEKGLKEAISEIAALKEEFYKDVYVPGSADELNQELEKAMRVADFIDLGQLMAMDALQRNESCGGHFREEYQDSEGETLRDDENFSFVSAWEYMGYDISKEILNKEELKYEFIKIAARNYK; encoded by the coding sequence ATGAAACTAGATTCAAAAATACCTGAAGGTCCAATTTCGGACAAATGGACCGATTATAAAGATCATTTAAAATTAGTGGCGCCTAACAACAGACCCAAAATCGATATTATCGTTGTGGGAACTGGTTTGGCTGGTGCTTCTGCTGCTGCTTCCTTGGGAGAAATGGGGTATAATGTTAAAGCATTCTGTTTCCAAGATTCACCAAGAAGAGCTCACTCTATTGCAGCTCAAGGAGGAATCAATGCCGCTAAGAATTACCAAAATGACGGTGATAGTACATATAGATTATTTTATGATACCATAAAAGGGGGTGATTACAGAGCACGTGAAGCGAACGTTCATCGTTTAGCTGAAGTGTCGGCTAATATCATTGACCAATGTGTGGCTCAAGGAGTTCCTTTTGCTCGTGATTATGGTGGAATGTTAGATAACCGTTCGTTTGGTGGAACTCAAGTTCAACGTACTTTTTATGCAGCAGGACAAACTGGACAACAATTATTATTAGGTGCTTATTCAGCTTTGTCAAGACAAATAGGATTAGGTAGAGTTCAGATGTTTCATCGTCATGAAATGCTAGACTTAGTAAAAGTTGATGGTAAAGCTCGTGGAATTATTGCTCGTAATTTAGTTACTGGAGAATTAGAGAGACACTCAGCTCATGCGGTAGTTATTGCTTCTGGAGGTTACGGAAATGTGTATTTCCTTTCTACAAATGCCATGGGAAGTAACGTAACTGCAGGTTGGAAAGTGCACAAAAGAGGGGCCTTATTTGCTAATCCTTGTTTTGTACAAATTCACCCCACTTGTATTCCAGTACATGGAACTAATCAGGCAAAATTGACTTTGATGTCAGAATCGTTGCGTAATTCTGGTCGTATATGGGTGCCAAAGAAAAAAGAAGATGCCGAAGCCATTCGCGAAGGAAAATTAAAACCTACACAATTAAGTGAAGATCAAAGGGATTATTTCCTAGAAAGAAGATATCCTGCTTTTGGTAACCTTGTGCCACGTGATGTAGCCTCCAGAGCTGCTAAAGAAATGTGTGACCAAGGTCATGGAATTGAAGCAAATGACACCAATGAAGGTGTTTATTTAGATTTCTCTACCGAGATTCAAAGCAAAGGGAAACAAGCAGCTTACGCACAAGGAAATCATAATCCAACTCCTGAAGAAACTACTCGTTTAGGAAAAGCTTGGTTGGAAGAAAAATATGGTAACCTTTTCGCGATGTATGAAAAAATCACCGACGAGAATCCATATGAAACGCCAATGAAAATTTATCCAGCCGTTCACTACACTATGGGTGGTGTTTGGGTAGATTATAATTTGCAATCCACCATTCCAGGTTGTTTCGTTGCTGGAGAAGCTAACTTTTCTGACCATGGAGCGAATAGATTGGGAGCTTCTGCCTTGATGCAAGGTTTGGCCGATGGTTATTTTGTATTGCCTTACACCGTATCGAATTATTTAGCGGATGAAATCAGAACTGGGAAAATTTCAACAGATTCACCTGAATTTGCTGAAGCTGAAAACAGTGTAAAAGAAACCATCAATAAATTCTTGAACAACAACGGTTCTAAATCGGTAGATCATTTCCACAAAAGATTAGGTTTGATTATGTGGAATAAAGTGGGGATGGCAAGAAACGAAAAAGGCTTGAAAGAAGCCATTTCTGAAATTGCCGCTTTAAAAGAAGAATTCTACAAAGACGTTTACGTGCCAGGAAGTGCGGATGAATTGAATCAAGAGTTAGAAAAAGCAATGCGAGTTGCCGACTTTATCGACTTAGGACAATTAATGGCTATGGATGCTTTGCAACGTAATGAATCTTGCGGAGGTCACTTCCGTGAAGAGTATCAGGATTCTGAAGGAGAAACACTTCGTGATGACGAAAACTTCTCATTTGTTAGTGCCTGGGAATATATGGGCTACGACATCAGCAAAGAGATTCTGAACAAAGAGGAATTGAAATACGAGTTTATAAAAATTGCAGCTAGAAATTACAAATAA
- a CDS encoding succinate dehydrogenase cytochrome b subunit yields the protein MAKSSILSSSIAKKVAMALSGLFLVSFLALHFTINLTSVFSADTFNACSHFMGYNPLIQFVMQPILAAGVVFHFVMGFVLDFKNRSARPIGYAKNNGAANSSWASRNMIISGSVVLAFLGLHFYDFWFPEMVYKYVEANPLDATRYYPELVHKFESPIRTGLYCLAFFLLFLHLWHGFNSSFQSVGFNNKFSRALHKLGYAFAIIVPFGFIFIALFHHFNQ from the coding sequence ATGGCAAAATCTTCTATTTTGAGTTCGTCCATTGCAAAAAAAGTTGCCATGGCACTTTCTGGACTTTTCTTAGTATCTTTTTTAGCACTTCATTTCACTATTAATTTAACTTCGGTATTTAGCGCAGACACCTTCAATGCTTGTTCTCATTTTATGGGGTACAATCCGTTGATTCAGTTTGTCATGCAACCTATTTTAGCAGCAGGAGTTGTCTTTCACTTTGTGATGGGATTCGTTTTAGATTTTAAAAACAGAAGCGCAAGACCTATTGGCTATGCTAAAAACAATGGGGCAGCTAATTCTTCTTGGGCATCCAGAAATATGATTATTTCGGGTTCTGTAGTTTTAGCTTTCCTTGGATTACACTTCTATGATTTTTGGTTTCCTGAAATGGTTTACAAATACGTTGAAGCCAATCCGTTAGATGCTACAAGATATTATCCAGAATTAGTTCACAAATTTGAAAGTCCAATTCGTACAGGCTTGTATTGTTTGGCTTTCTTCTTATTGTTTTTACATTTATGGCATGGATTCAATTCTTCGTTCCAATCCGTTGGATTCAACAATAAATTTTCGAGAGCACTTCATAAACTAGGATATGCGTTTGCAATAATTGTCCCATTCGGATTTATTTTTATTGCATTGTTTCATCATTTTAATCAATAA
- a CDS encoding aminopeptidase P family protein — MKYHQIDRQLFIKNRAKFVAQMKPNSVAVFNSNDIYPVSADSTLPFAQHRDIFYLSGVDQEESILLLFPDAPYEHLKEVLFLKETNEHIAIWEGEKLTKDRAFEVSGIKSVIWLQDFHKTLKEVMAYAETMYINTNEHYRAAIETETREARFVKWWKENYPAHKVEKSNPILQRLRSVKESEELDLIQTACDITEKGYRRVLQFVKPSVMEYEIEAEFAHEFLRNRSKGFAYTPIIASGNNANVLHYIENNQQCHAGDLVLLDVGAEYANYSSDMTRMVPVSGRFTDRQKEVYNAVLRVKNEATKMLTVGNLWKQYHVEVGKVMTSELLGLGLIDKADIQNENPDWPAYKKYFMHGTSHHMGLDTHDYGLLHEPMQANMVFTVEPGIYIPTEGFGIRIEDDVVIQAKGEPFNLMRNIPIEVEEIESIMNS, encoded by the coding sequence ATGAAATACCATCAAATAGACCGCCAATTGTTTATCAAAAACAGAGCAAAGTTTGTAGCACAAATGAAACCTAACAGCGTTGCTGTTTTTAATTCTAATGATATTTACCCTGTTTCTGCCGATAGTACTTTACCTTTTGCACAACACCGCGACATCTTTTATTTAAGTGGCGTCGACCAAGAAGAAAGCATCTTATTGCTTTTTCCAGATGCTCCTTATGAACATTTGAAAGAAGTTTTATTTCTAAAAGAAACAAACGAACACATCGCGATTTGGGAAGGAGAAAAACTTACTAAAGACCGTGCTTTTGAAGTATCGGGTATTAAATCTGTCATTTGGCTACAGGATTTCCACAAGACTTTGAAAGAAGTTATGGCTTACGCGGAAACGATGTACATCAATACCAACGAACATTACAGAGCTGCTATAGAAACGGAAACTCGTGAAGCCCGTTTTGTAAAATGGTGGAAAGAAAATTATCCGGCACACAAAGTAGAAAAGTCGAATCCAATACTACAAAGATTGCGCTCTGTAAAAGAAAGCGAAGAGCTAGATTTAATTCAAACAGCCTGCGACATTACCGAAAAAGGATACCGAAGAGTATTGCAATTTGTAAAACCAAGCGTAATGGAATACGAAATTGAAGCCGAGTTCGCTCACGAATTTCTTCGCAATCGTTCCAAAGGGTTTGCGTATACACCAATCATTGCGTCAGGAAACAATGCCAATGTGTTACACTATATTGAAAACAACCAACAATGCCATGCTGGCGATTTAGTCTTGCTGGATGTAGGTGCTGAATATGCCAATTACTCTAGCGACATGACTCGTATGGTTCCCGTATCAGGCAGATTTACGGATAGACAAAAAGAAGTTTACAACGCTGTCTTGAGAGTGAAAAACGAAGCAACAAAAATGTTGACCGTTGGTAATTTATGGAAACAATACCATGTAGAAGTAGGTAAAGTAATGACATCAGAACTACTAGGCTTAGGTTTAATTGACAAAGCTGATATTCAAAACGAAAACCCAGACTGGCCAGCGTATAAAAAATATTTCATGCACGGCACGTCTCACCACATGGGATTAGACACCCATGATTATGGCTTACTTCACGAACCGATGCAAGCCAATATGGTCTTCACAGTAGAACCAGGTATCTATATTCCAACAGAAGGTTTCGGAATTCGTATTGAAGATGATGTGGTGATCCAAGCGAAAGGCGAACCTTTTAACTTAATGCGAAACATTCCTATTGAAGTGGAAGAGATTGAATCAATTATGAACTCTTAA
- a CDS encoding NYN domain-containing protein, with protein sequence MKTQNLQYVTADLSLIANTIEIKAIDDFCQLIEKHHVREVFLDSNLDNFAIAYHNFLLAIPRKEFKTLDDYRNAAIYNFERASDYYEAQLLNIKTYENFELLKTSGVQDPELYKTMDSKKFMEGYQQVVAYLDQIQDKSHSFKNPYELYTFATENQFENFDQFFNAFQKGFTNLHEFEIAKERGFTVASEYKEAMNNGFRDFEIYKEAQDMGITTIDEYEQKFHLENNDENCIHDQKVLLLLLSKIDQGKKVGLNKLKTLFEEELKAYQNQEKKLPSWFTTTLNDTESLIAFLTKNEKAIKLGDYDADGEYFEIKPLNDRNVVIDASNVAHNSQGNKDSKPTIQNIITMVKFLKTKGFTDIVVIADASLRHKVTDKEKLEELEKEATYFVAPAETSADTFLLSMVKSKHCLLISNDTFREYKVKDSWLAANIDYFRLTFIITPEGVIMPELEKQKK encoded by the coding sequence ATGAAAACACAAAACTTACAGTATGTTACCGCCGATTTGTCGCTAATAGCAAACACTATCGAAATCAAAGCCATAGATGATTTTTGTCAACTAATAGAAAAGCATCATGTTAGAGAAGTGTTTTTGGATAGTAATCTAGACAACTTTGCCATTGCTTACCATAATTTTTTGCTAGCTATACCCAGAAAAGAATTTAAAACGCTAGACGATTATCGCAACGCCGCCATTTATAATTTTGAGCGGGCCAGTGACTATTATGAGGCACAATTACTCAACATCAAAACCTATGAAAATTTCGAATTATTGAAAACTAGTGGCGTTCAAGATCCCGAACTTTACAAAACTATGGATAGTAAAAAATTCATGGAGGGCTACCAGCAAGTAGTTGCTTATCTTGATCAAATTCAGGACAAGTCACACTCATTTAAAAATCCTTATGAACTCTATACTTTTGCCACTGAAAATCAATTTGAAAACTTTGACCAATTTTTTAATGCTTTTCAAAAAGGATTTACGAATTTACACGAATTTGAAATAGCTAAAGAGCGAGGATTTACAGTAGCATCTGAATACAAAGAGGCGATGAATAATGGTTTTAGAGATTTTGAAATCTATAAAGAAGCCCAAGATATGGGTATTACAACCATTGATGAATATGAACAAAAGTTTCATTTAGAAAATAATGATGAGAACTGTATCCACGACCAAAAAGTACTGCTATTATTATTGAGTAAAATTGATCAAGGCAAAAAAGTGGGGCTAAACAAATTAAAAACGCTCTTTGAAGAAGAATTAAAAGCCTATCAAAATCAAGAAAAAAAGTTACCTTCTTGGTTTACAACTACACTAAATGATACTGAATCATTAATAGCGTTTTTAACCAAAAATGAAAAAGCCATCAAACTAGGAGATTATGATGCCGACGGAGAATACTTTGAAATAAAACCATTAAATGACAGGAATGTAGTAATAGATGCTAGCAATGTAGCCCACAACAGTCAAGGCAATAAGGATAGTAAACCCACTATACAAAACATTATAACGATGGTTAAATTCTTGAAGACAAAAGGCTTTACAGATATTGTTGTTATTGCCGATGCCTCTTTAAGACACAAAGTGACCGATAAAGAAAAGCTGGAAGAACTAGAAAAAGAAGCCACATATTTCGTTGCTCCTGCCGAAACTTCTGCAGATACTTTTCTGCTTTCTATGGTCAAATCAAAACACTGTTTGTTAATTAGTAATGACACTTTTAGAGAGTATAAAGTAAAAGACTCTTGGCTGGCAGCCAATATTGATTATTTCAGATTAACGTTTATAATTACTCCAGAGGGAGTGATTATGCCCGAATTAGAAAAACAAAAAAAGTAA
- a CDS encoding alpha/beta fold hydrolase: MEALLYKNTKISYTDEGKGTAVVLLHGFLENKTMWKAFVPELSKKHRVITIDLLGHGETECLGYVHLMEDQADMLHALLMHLKIRKAVLVGHSMGGYVALAFAELHPEYMKGLFLLNSTSRSDSDERKINRDRAIVCVKQDYTNFVRMSITNLFSEDNREILAKEIEKVKKEALKTPLQGIVAALEGMKIRKDREVLLHFAPYPIQLVLGKKDGVLVYEDNIDQIEDTKVALTTFPDGHMSHIENEKALLKVLLDFLKKV, encoded by the coding sequence ATGGAAGCCTTGTTATACAAAAACACTAAAATCTCCTATACCGACGAAGGTAAAGGCACCGCTGTGGTGTTATTGCACGGTTTCCTAGAAAACAAAACCATGTGGAAGGCATTTGTACCCGAATTATCCAAAAAACATCGTGTTATCACTATTGATTTGTTAGGCCATGGCGAAACAGAGTGCCTAGGTTACGTGCACCTGATGGAAGACCAAGCGGATATGCTTCATGCTTTATTGATGCATCTTAAAATTAGAAAAGCGGTTTTAGTAGGGCATTCAATGGGAGGTTATGTGGCTTTGGCTTTCGCCGAATTACACCCTGAATATATGAAAGGATTGTTTCTTTTGAATTCTACTTCCCGCTCGGATAGTGACGAACGTAAAATCAATCGCGACCGAGCTATCGTTTGTGTGAAACAAGATTATACCAACTTCGTACGCATGTCTATTACCAATCTCTTCAGCGAAGACAATCGAGAAATATTGGCAAAGGAAATTGAAAAAGTAAAAAAAGAAGCACTCAAAACTCCGTTACAAGGTATTGTAGCTGCTCTAGAAGGGATGAAAATTCGAAAAGACCGTGAAGTCCTGCTGCATTTTGCGCCATATCCTATTCAGTTAGTGCTTGGAAAGAAAGACGGTGTCCTTGTTTACGAAGACAACATCGACCAAATAGAAGACACGAAAGTAGCCTTAACCACATTTCCTGACGGACACATGTCGCATATTGAAAATGAAAAAGCATTATTGAAAGTGTTACTAGATTTTTTGAAGAAGGTTTAG
- a CDS encoding PD-(D/E)XK nuclease family protein, with the protein MSKSTFLHQLAQEIIKLHSDNFSELTIVLPNKRAKVFLLDALKTLISKNVFAPEIISIEDFIQDIAGIRSIDSVELLFDFYEVYLEITQNEEPDSFETFANWAKTLLQDFNEIDRYLLNPNDILKYLENIKEIEHWSVDIDKRTDLIENYLAFWKKLPTYYHALYDSLLNKGVGYQGLIYREAVGNLDHFSENNSQHFIFAGFNALNQAEEKIIQHLLALDVAKIYWDIDESLLHDSFHDAGLFQRKFKSEWIHYKTHPYEWIVNNFKEEKNIHVIATSKSIGQAKIAGSIIEKHTLASDANLQNVALVLGEESLLLPILHSLPASVDALNITMGFSSKNNPAQLLISKLFKLHTNALSRNANNYVMYYKDVLDILTHPLIEPYVNCWELVTRINKNNYTFITHKKLEELHPENNELFQLLFQKWDTTSVNVLENLSQILLKVKGNLSYDNEEEKITNAFVYSVFKVINKMISYFSEHQKIDDIKTLQAIYKQVIDVAEVSFEGEPLTGLQIMGVLESRVLDFETVIITSVNEGKFPAGKSTNSFIPYDVKREYGLPTFKEKDAIYTYHFYHLLQRAKNIYLIYNSDSEGFDAGEKSRFITQLEVEKQTNHNLTFQYYNANVPNIAHLPIVVPKTESVLTRLREIAEKGFSPSSLTTYIRNPIQFYFQRILRISETDEVEENIAVNTLGTIIHGALEELYKPFIGRLLTVDDIKSCFQKIDDEVLNQFKLVYKEGEIKKGRNLLAYEVAKRNVSNFLKLEQEALEKGDEVQIIALEETFERTLEDPRLPFPVLIKGNVDRIEKRNGKIRIIDYKTGKVDKLSVTLKDWNGLTEDIKNDKIIQVLAYAFMFEEQAKGLEIEAGIISFKNLKSGFLPFNFKQDKEAIEVVTPEIMNDYLEQIVILLQEILNIEIPFEEKLN; encoded by the coding sequence ATGTCAAAATCCACTTTTCTACATCAACTAGCTCAAGAAATTATAAAATTGCATTCTGATAATTTTTCAGAATTGACGATTGTTCTTCCCAATAAAAGAGCCAAAGTATTTCTGCTAGATGCCTTAAAGACATTAATTTCAAAGAATGTTTTTGCCCCTGAAATCATAAGCATTGAAGACTTTATTCAAGACATTGCTGGGATTCGTTCTATAGATAGTGTTGAACTATTATTCGATTTTTATGAAGTCTATCTTGAGATAACCCAAAATGAAGAGCCTGATTCTTTTGAAACTTTTGCCAATTGGGCCAAGACATTACTACAAGATTTCAACGAAATAGACCGATATCTTTTAAATCCCAATGATATTCTAAAATACCTTGAAAATATTAAGGAAATAGAACATTGGTCGGTGGATATAGACAAACGAACGGATCTTATAGAAAACTATTTAGCGTTCTGGAAAAAACTCCCAACCTATTATCATGCACTTTACGATTCTCTCCTCAATAAAGGAGTTGGTTATCAAGGATTGATTTATCGTGAAGCCGTTGGAAACCTTGACCATTTTTCGGAAAATAATTCCCAGCACTTTATTTTTGCGGGATTCAATGCACTTAACCAAGCAGAAGAAAAGATTATCCAACACCTTTTAGCTTTAGATGTGGCCAAAATCTATTGGGATATTGATGAATCGTTACTTCATGATTCTTTTCACGACGCAGGATTGTTTCAACGGAAGTTTAAATCAGAATGGATTCATTATAAAACACATCCTTATGAATGGATTGTAAACAATTTTAAGGAAGAAAAGAACATTCATGTTATCGCTACTTCCAAATCTATTGGTCAAGCCAAAATAGCCGGAAGTATTATTGAAAAGCACACTTTAGCATCTGATGCTAATCTTCAGAACGTGGCTTTGGTTCTTGGCGAAGAAAGTCTGTTGTTGCCTATTTTACATTCATTACCCGCAAGTGTGGATGCCTTGAATATTACTATGGGATTCTCAAGCAAAAATAATCCTGCCCAATTATTGATTAGCAAACTCTTCAAATTGCATACTAATGCGTTGTCAAGAAATGCCAACAATTATGTGATGTATTACAAAGATGTGTTGGATATATTGACGCATCCGTTGATTGAACCTTACGTCAATTGTTGGGAATTGGTTACCCGAATTAACAAAAACAATTACACTTTCATTACCCATAAGAAACTAGAAGAATTGCATCCCGAAAACAATGAATTGTTTCAATTGTTATTTCAAAAATGGGATACTACTTCTGTAAATGTCTTAGAAAATCTTTCGCAAATTCTGCTTAAAGTCAAAGGAAATCTGAGTTATGACAATGAAGAAGAAAAGATTACCAATGCCTTTGTATATTCAGTGTTTAAAGTCATTAATAAAATGATTTCGTATTTCTCAGAACACCAAAAAATTGATGATATTAAAACGCTCCAAGCCATCTATAAGCAAGTGATTGATGTAGCCGAAGTTTCTTTTGAAGGAGAACCACTAACCGGTTTGCAAATCATGGGAGTGCTTGAAAGCCGTGTACTCGATTTTGAAACGGTGATTATCACCTCGGTAAATGAAGGGAAATTTCCAGCAGGGAAAAGCACTAATTCCTTTATCCCGTATGATGTAAAACGCGAATATGGATTGCCAACTTTCAAAGAAAAGGACGCCATTTATACCTATCACTTTTACCATTTGTTACAACGCGCCAAAAATATTTATCTGATTTACAATTCGGATAGCGAAGGATTTGATGCGGGTGAAAAGAGTCGTTTCATTACACAATTGGAGGTAGAAAAACAAACTAATCACAATCTGACCTTTCAATACTACAATGCTAATGTGCCCAATATTGCACACCTACCTATTGTGGTTCCTAAAACAGAAAGTGTATTGACACGTTTAAGAGAAATAGCGGAAAAAGGATTTTCACCATCTTCGTTGACCACATATATTAGAAATCCGATACAGTTTTATTTTCAAAGGATTTTGCGTATTTCGGAAACAGATGAGGTCGAAGAAAACATAGCTGTGAATACTTTGGGAACGATTATTCACGGGGCTTTGGAGGAGCTGTATAAACCTTTCATTGGAAGATTGTTAACCGTCGATGATATTAAAAGTTGTTTTCAAAAGATAGATGATGAGGTGTTGAACCAATTCAAGCTGGTCTACAAAGAAGGAGAAATCAAAAAAGGACGAAACTTATTGGCTTATGAAGTAGCTAAAAGAAATGTGTCCAATTTCCTAAAACTCGAACAAGAAGCTCTTGAAAAGGGAGATGAAGTTCAGATCATAGCCTTAGAAGAAACCTTTGAAAGAACCCTAGAAGACCCTCGTTTGCCTTTTCCTGTGCTGATTAAAGGAAATGTGGACCGAATTGAAAAGCGAAACGGCAAAATCAGAATTATTGATTACAAGACAGGAAAAGTAGATAAACTAAGTGTTACTTTAAAAGATTGGAACGGTTTGACCGAAGACATCAAAAACGACAAAATCATTCAGGTGTTAGCATATGCTTTTATGTTTGAAGAACAAGCCAAAGGACTAGAAATAGAAGCCGGAATCATTTCGTTTAAAAACTTAAAATCAGGATTCTTGCCTTTCAATTTTAAACAAGATAAAGAGGCTATAGAAGTCGTTACTCCTGAGATCATGAATGATTATTTGGAACAAATAGTTATTTTACTTCAAGAAATTCTGAATATAGAAATTCCATTTGAGGAAAAGCTAAACTAA
- a CDS encoding OmpA family protein — translation MKHLNKLFVALVMLAGFSSQAQDSNNPWAISFGANAVDTRVSAASKLEDQLSQFFNAKDNWNMISSVSYLNVSKYVGSNFSFGVTGSVNKISKYVLPRVADGPYTVVNPGDLNYYAVDAVINYSLMSLIKSKTIDPSIHIGGGYTWLGDDLHAGTLNGGLGLTYWFTETVGLSWRSTYKQSYEDVREDMPSHMQHFAGITFKFGGKDTDGDGIYDKDDACPDVAGLKQFNGCPDTDADGIADKDDACPDVAGPAEFNGCPDTDGDGIADKDDACPDVAGLKSLGGCPDADGDGVTDKSDKCPDVKGPKENGGCPWPDRDGDKVLDKDDKCPDVAGTVANNGCPEVSDEVVKRLNDYAKTILFDTAKASFKQQTYPVLQAIVAILKEYPSSNFSIEGHTDSDGKDATNQKLSEDRAAAVKNYLIENGIATSRLSSVGFGESKPIDTNKTKAGKANNRRVEVKLVK, via the coding sequence ATGAAACATCTTAACAAATTATTCGTTGCTTTGGTAATGTTAGCTGGATTCAGCTCACAGGCTCAAGACAGTAACAACCCTTGGGCGATATCGTTTGGGGCTAACGCAGTAGATACAAGAGTAAGTGCTGCTTCTAAATTAGAGGATCAATTATCTCAGTTTTTTAATGCAAAAGACAATTGGAATATGATTTCTTCTGTCTCTTATTTAAACGTATCTAAATACGTTGGAAGTAATTTTTCTTTTGGAGTTACAGGTTCTGTTAACAAAATTTCTAAGTATGTATTACCAAGAGTTGCTGATGGTCCATATACAGTAGTTAATCCAGGAGATTTAAATTATTATGCTGTAGATGCAGTTATTAACTATAGTTTAATGAGCTTAATCAAATCTAAAACGATTGACCCATCTATTCATATTGGTGGAGGTTATACTTGGCTAGGTGATGATTTACATGCAGGAACATTAAACGGAGGTTTAGGTTTAACTTACTGGTTTACTGAAACTGTAGGTTTGTCTTGGCGTTCAACTTACAAACAATCATACGAAGATGTTCGTGAAGATATGCCATCTCACATGCAACATTTTGCAGGGATTACATTCAAATTTGGAGGGAAAGATACAGACGGAGACGGAATTTATGATAAAGATGATGCATGTCCAGATGTTGCAGGTTTAAAACAATTTAATGGTTGTCCTGACACAGATGCTGACGGAATTGCTGATAAAGATGATGCTTGTCCAGATGTTGCTGGTCCAGCTGAATTCAATGGTTGTCCTGATACTGATGGAGATGGAATTGCTGACAAAGATGACGCTTGTCCAGATGTTGCTGGTTTAAAATCTTTAGGTGGATGTCCAGATGCTGACGGTGACGGTGTTACTGACAAATCAGACAAATGTCCAGATGTTAAAGGTCCAAAAGAAAACGGTGGTTGTCCTTGGCCAGATAGAGATGGAGATAAAGTTTTAGATAAAGATGACAAATGTCCAGATGTTGCAGGAACTGTAGCTAATAATGGTTGTCCAGAAGTATCTGATGAGGTAGTAAAAAGATTAAATGACTATGCTAAAACAATCTTGTTTGATACTGCAAAAGCTTCATTTAAACAACAAACTTACCCAGTATTACAAGCTATTGTTGCTATCTTGAAAGAGTACCCATCTTCAAACTTCTCTATCGAAGGTCACACAGATAGCGATGGTAAAGATGCTACTAACCAAAAATTATCTGAAGACAGAGCTGCTGCGGTTAAAAATTACTTAATCGAAAACGGTATTGCAACTTCAAGATTATCTTCAGTTGGTTTCGGTGAATCTAAACCAATCGATACTAATAAAACTAAAGCTGGTAAAGCTAATAACAGAAGAGTAGAAGTGAAATTAGTAAAATAA